The Glycine soja cultivar W05 chromosome 3, ASM419377v2, whole genome shotgun sequence genome window below encodes:
- the LOC114406752 gene encoding cytochrome P450 93A2-like produces MEEEVLLIYETISIFSFTCKTFKSNMADYQGTIILFIIWLVSTIVVRAIVSKKQNKTNRPPSPLALPIIGHLHLLAPIPHQALHKLSTRHGPIMHLLLGSVPCVVASTPEAAKEFLKTHENSFSNRPQSFAVDYLTYGSQDFSFAPYGPYWKFMKKICMSELLGGHTLSQLLPVRRQETLRFLRLMLQRGKAAEAIDVGRELLRLSNNIVSRMIMSQTCSEDDSEAEEVRKLVQDTVHLTGKFNVSDFIWFLRKWDLQGFGKGLKEIRDRFDAIMERAIKKHEEERKKRREEGSGGEGHIKDLLDVLLDIHEDENSDIKLTKENIKAFILDVFMAGTDTAALTTEWALAELINHPHVMERARQEIDAVIGNGRIVEESDIANLSYLQAVVKETLRIHPTGPMIIRESSESSTIWGYEIPAKTQLFVNVWAIGRDPNHWENPLEFRPERFASEEGSGKGQLDVRGQHFHMIPFGSGRRGCPGTSLALQVVQANLAAMIQCFEWKVKGGIEIADMEEKPGLTLSRAHPLICVPVPRLNPFPNISNA; encoded by the exons ATGGAGGAAGAAGTCCTTCTTATATACGAGACAATCAGCATATTTTCATTTACTTGCAAAACATTCAAATCAAATATGGCTGATTACCAAGGCACCATCATACTTTTCATCATATGGCTAGTCTCCACAATAGTGGTTCGAGCCATAGTCAGCAAAAAACAGAACAAGACTAATAGACCACCAAGTCCACTAGCCTTACCCATCATTGGACATCTCCACCTTCTTGCTCCAATACCTCACCAAGCTCTTCACAAGCTCTCCACCCGCCATGGACCCATAATGCACCTTCTCCTTGGCTCCGTGCCATGTGTCGTGGCTTCCACACCAGAAGCCGCCAAAGAATTCCTCAAAACTCACGAAAACTCCTTCTCCAACCGCCCGCAAAGTTTTGCGGTTGATTATCTAACATATGGCTCGCAGGACTTCTCTTTCGCGCCATATGGACCGTATTGGAAATTCATGAAGAAAATATGCATGTCTGAGCTTCTGGGGGGTCACACACTGAGTCAGCTTCTACCTGTGAGGAGACAAGAGACTTTAAGGTTTCTTAGACTTATGCTTCAGAGAGGGAAGGCAGCTGAGGCCATTGATGTTGGGAGAGAACTACTGAGGCTCTCGAATAACATTGTGTCAAGGATGATTATGAGCCAAACGTGTTCTGAAGATGATAGTGAGGCTGAAGAGGTGAGGAAGTTGGTGCAAGACACTGTGCATCTCACTGGGAAGTTTAATGTTTCGGACTTCATTTGGTTCCTTAGGAAGTGGGATTTGCAGGGGTTCGGGAAAGGACTCAAGGAGATTCGGGACAGGTTTGATGCCATTATGGAGAGGGCGATCAAGAAGCATGAAgaggaaaggaagaaaagaagggaAGAGGGTAGTGGAGGAGAGGGTCATATCAAGGATCTACTTGATGTATTGTTGGACATACATGAAGATGAGAACTCTGATATTAAATTGACTAAAGAGAACATAAAGGCCTTCATCTTG GATGTGTTTATGGCAGGAACAGACACTGCAGCCTTAACAACCGAATGGGCTCTAGCTGAGTTGATTAACCACCCACATGTGATGGAGAGAGCAAGACAAGAGATTGATGCTGTGATAGGGAATGGTAGAATAGTAGAAGAATCAGACATTGCCAACCTTTCTTACCTGCAAGCTGTAGTGAAGGAAACTCTGAGGATTCACCCCACAGGTCCAATGATTATTAGAGAATCATCAGAAAGCAGCACTATCTGGGGCTATGAGATTCCAGCAAAGACTCAGTTATTTGTTAATGTGTGGGCTATTGGAAGGGACCCTAATCACTGGGAGAACCCACTTGAGTTCAGGCCAGAGAGGTTTGCTAGTGAAGAGGGAAGTGGGAAGGGGCAGTTAGATGTGAGGGGGCAACATTTTCACATGATTCCATTTGGGAGCGGGAGAAGAGGGTGTCCTGGAACCTCACTTGCTTTGCAGGTTGTGCAGGCAAACCTTGCTGCTATGATTCAATGCTTTGAATGGAAGGTTAAAGGAGGCATTGAAATTGCTGACATGGAAGAGAAACCAGGGTTAACTCTTTCAAGGGCTCATCCATTGATTTGTGTCCCTGTGCCTAGGCTTAATCCTTTTCCTAATATATCAAATGCCTAA
- the LOC114406753 gene encoding cytochrome P450 93A3, whose translation MLSHNQQTKKTQTLDSTTQGMAFQVLFICLISTIVFASILWRKQNKNKTLLPPSPMPLPIIGHLHLLSPTPHQDFHKLSLRYGPIIHLFLGSVPCVVASTAEAAKEFLKTHEPAFSNRPANTVAVETLTYGFQDFLFAPYGPYWKFMKKLCMSELLGGHMLDQFLPVRQQETNKFIKRVLQKGISGEAVDFGGEFITLSNNIVSRMIVSQTSTTEDENEVEEMRKLVKDAAELSGKFNISDFVSFLKRFDLQGFNKRLEKIRDCFDTVLDRIIKQREEERRNNNETVGKREFKDMLDVLFDISEDESSEIKLNKENIKAFILDILIAGTDTSAVTMEWAMAELINNPGVLEKARQEMDAVVGKSRIVEESDIANLPYLQGIVRETLRLHPAGPLLFRESSRRAVVCGYDIPAKTRLFVNVWAIGRDPNHWENPLEFRPERFVENGKSQLDVRGQHYHLLPFGSGRRACPGTSLALQVVHVNLAVLIQCFQWKVDSDNGKVNMEEKAGITLPRAHPIICVPIPRLNPFPVV comes from the exons ATGCTATCACATaatcaacaaacaaaaaaaacacaaacacttGATAGTACTACTCAAGGTATGGCTTTTCAAGTGTTGTTCATTTGTTTGATCTCAACCATCGTGTTTGCATCCATACTAtggagaaaacaaaacaaaaataagaccCTTCTTCCACCGAGTCCAATGCCCCTACCCATCATTGGACACCTCCACCTTCTTTCTCCAACACCTCACCAAGATTTTCACAAGCTCTCACTCCGCTATGGACCCATAATACACCTTTTTCTTGGTTCAGTCCCCTGTGTGGTGGCTTCCACAGCAGAAGCCGCCAAAGAGTTCCTCAAAACTCACGAACCCGCCTTCTCCAACCGCCCCGCTAACACTGTCGCCGTCGAAACCTTAACCTACGGTTTCCAAGACTTCTTGTTCGCACCCTACGGACCCTATTGGAAGTTCATGAAGAAACTCTGCATGTCCGAACTCCTCGGTGGCCACATGCTGGACCAGTTTCTTCCCGTGAGACAGCAAGAGACAAACAAATTCATCAAACGTGTCCTCCAAAAGGGTATTTCTGGTGAGGCCGTGGATTTTGGGGGAGAGTTCATCACGCTCTCGAACAACATCGTGTCGAGAATGATCGTGAGTCAGACGAGTACTACTGAGGACGAGAACGAAGTTGAAGAGATGAGGAAGCTGGTGAAGGATGCCGCAGAGCTCTCGGGGAAGTTCAACATATCGGACTTCGTTTCGTTCTTGAAGCGCTTTGATTTGCAGGGGTTCAACAAGAGGCTCGAGAAGATTCGGGACTGCTTTGACACCGTGTTGGACAGAATCATAAAGCAACGTGAAGAGGAAAGAAGGAACAATAATGAAACCGTTGGAAAACGGGAATTTAAGGATATGCTTGATGTTTTGTTTGACATATCTGAAGATGAGAgttctgaaattaaattaaacaaagaaaacattaaggccTTCATCTTG GACATATTAATTGCTGGGACTGACACCTCAGCTGTAACGATGGAATGGGCTATGGCAGAGTTAATCAACAATCCAGGTGTGTTGGAGAAGGCAAGACAAGAAATGGATGCAGTGGTTGGAAAGAGTAGAATAGTAGAAGAATCAGATATTGCCAACCTTCCTTACTTGCAAGGCATTGTTAGAGAAACATTAAGACTTCACCCAGCTGGTCCATTGCTTTTTAGAGAGTCATCTAGAAGAGCTGTGGTTTGTGGGTATGATATTCCAGCAAAGACTCGATTATTTGTCAATGTTTGGGCTATTGGTAGGGACCCCAATCACTGGGAGAACCCTCTTGAGTTTAGGCCAGAGAGGTTTGTTGAAAATGGGAAGAGTCAATTGGATGTTAGGGGACAACATTATCATCTACTTCCGTTCGGTAGTGGAAGAAGAGCATGTCCTGGTACTTCTTTGGCATTGCAAGTTGTGCATGTGAATTTGGCAGTTCTAATTCAGTGTTTCCAATGGAAGGTTGACAGTGACAATGGCAAGGTGAACATGGAAGAAAAGGCTGGCATCACTCTTCCGAGGGCTCACCCCATAATTTGTGTCCCTATTCCAAGACTTAACCCATTCCCTGTTGtgtga
- the LOC114406754 gene encoding 40S ribosomal protein S20-2-like: MATYAAMKPTKPGLEESQEQIHKIRITLSSKHVKNLEKVCADLVRGAKDKRLRVKGPVRMPTKVLHITTRKSPCGEGTNTWDRFELRVHKRVIDLYSSPDVVKQITSITIEPGVEVEVTIADA; encoded by the exons ATGGCGACGTACGCTGCGATGAAACCCACCAAGCCCGGGTTGGAGGAGTCCCAGGAACAGATCCATAAGATAAGGATCACCCTTTCTTCCAAGCACGTCAAAAACCTCGAGAAGG TTTGTGCGGACTTGGTTCGTGGTGCAAAGGACAAGCGCCTCAGGGTTAAGGGACCTGTTAGGATGCCCACTAAGGTTCTTCACATCACTACCAGGAAGTCCCCCTGTGGTGaag GTACCAACACATGGGATAGATTTGAACTTCGTGTCCACAAGAGAGTGATTGACCTCTACAGTTCCCCAGATGTGGTTAAGCAGATTACCTCTATCACAATCGAACCTGGTGTGGAAGTTGAGGTGACCATTGCAGATGCTTGA
- the LOC114406756 gene encoding 40S ribosomal protein S20-2-like — translation MATYAAMKPNKPGLEESQEQIHKIRITLSSKHVKNLEKVCGDLVRGAKDKRLRVKGPVRMPTKVLHITTRKSPCGEGTNTWDRFELRVHKRVIDLYSSPDVVKQITSITIEPGVEVEVTIADA, via the exons ATGGCGACGTACGCTGCGATGAAGCCCAATAAGCCTGGCTTGGAGGAGTCCCAAGAACAGATCCACAAGATAAGGATCACCCTTTCCTCCAAGCACGTCAAAAATCTCGAGAAGG TTTGTGGGGACTTGGTTCGTGGTGCAAAGGATAAGAGGCTCAGGGTTAAGGGACCTGTCAGGATGCCCACTAAGGTTCTTCACATCACTACCAGGAAGTCCCCCTGTGGTGAAG GTACCAACACATGGGACAGATTTGAACTTCGTGTGCACAAGAGGGTGATTGACCTCTACAGTTCCCCAGATGTGGTTAAGCAGATTACCTCTATCACGATTGAACCTGGTGTGGAGGTTGAGGTGACCATTGCAGATGCTTGA
- the LOC114406757 gene encoding bZIP transcription factor TGA10-like isoform X2 has protein sequence MMASSKTTNPITTTTQLEPLPPPQHRHHPHHLHQLQQQQHQHHYHQQIHDHQISFGLMQSSSSSSSIPGNYLGSKDSGAYDLGELDQAFFLYLDGQADPSSVQDQRQNSSSGMRPPTLNIFPSKPMHVEPSSSKSKANIELVSPQTSGSKRPSEPSMELANPRNETASAPQPPKPVKREGNRKGPTSSSEHEGPKTPDPKTLRRLAQNREAARKSRLRKKAYVQQLESSRIRLNQLEQELQRARTQGMFLGGGALLGGEQGLPVTMNTISTEAAMFDVEYARWQEENHRIVCELRAAVQEHLPENELRLFVDNCLAHYDQVMNLKSLVAKTDVFHLVSGMWKTPAERCFMWIGGFRPSELIKIIVSQIEPLTEQQILGICGLQQSTQEAEEALSQGLEALNQSLSDTITSDSLSYPPNMANYMGQMAVAMNKLSTLEGFVRQADNLRHQTIHRLHQILTTRQAARCFLAIAEYFHRLRALSSLWLARPRQE, from the exons ATGATGGCTTCTTCAAAGACCACCAACCCAATAACAACTACTACACAATTGGAACCACTCCCTCCACCTCAACACCGTCATCAtcctcatcatcttcatcagttacaacaacagcaacaccaacatcattatcatcaacaaATTCATGACCATCAAATTTCTTTTGGACTGATGCAAtcctcttcttcatcttcctctatCCCCGGAAACTACCT CGGAAGCAAGGATTCCGGGGCTTATGACTTGGGTGAATTGGATCAAGCCTTTTTCCTCTACCTTGATGGACAAGCTGACCCTTCTAGTGTTCAAGACCAAAGAC AGAACTCATCATCAGGAATGAGGCCTCCGACTCTCAACATTTTCCCCTCTAAGCCTATGCACGTAGAGCCATCATCATCCAAGTCCAAG GCTAACATAGAGCTAGTTTCTCCACAAACAAGTGGATCAAAGAGACCATCAGAGCCGTCGATGGAGTTGGCTAACCCCCGAAACGAAACTGCTTCTGCCCCTCAACCACCCAAACCTGTCAAG CGAGAGGGCAATCGCAAAGGTCCAACGTCAAGTTCTGAACATGAAGGACCTAAAACACCAGATCCTAAG ACACTCAGAAGACTTGCTCAGAATAGAGAGGCAGCTAGGAAAAGCAGGCTTAGGAAAAAG GCCTATGTTCAACAACTAGAGTCGAGTAGGATTAGGCTGAATCAGCTGGAACAAGAGCTACAACGTGCTAGAACTCAG GGCATGTTCTTGGGTGGAGGTGCACTCTTGGGTGGAGAGCAAGGACTTCCTGTCACTATGAATACCATTAGCACGG AGGCTGCAATGTTTGACGTagaatatgctagatggcaAGAGGAGAACCACCGCATAGTGTGTGAGCTAAGAGCTGCAGTGCAAGAGCACCTTCCTGAGAACGAGCTTAGACTTTTTGTTGACAATTGTTTGGCGCATTATGACCAAGTGATGAACCTCAAGAGCTTAGTGGCCAAAACAGATGTGTTCCATCTTGTTTCTGGCATGTGGAAGACCCCAGCTGAACGTTGCTTCATGTGGATTGGTGGATTCAGGCCATCTGAACTCATTAAG ATTATTGTGAGTCAAATTGAGCCTCTCACCGAGCAACAAATATTGGGCATATGTGGATTGCAACAATCTACACAAGAAGCAGAAGAGGCTCTCTCCCAAGGACTCGAGGCTCTCAATCAATCTCTCTCGGACACTATAACATCAGATTCTCTTAGTTATCCTCCCAATATGGCTAACTATATGGGACAGATGGCTGTGGCCATGAACAAACTCTCCACTCTTGAAGGTTTCGTGAGACAG GCTGATAATCTGCGGCACCAAACCATTCACCGTCTTCACCAGATTCTAACAACGCGTCAAGCAGCAAGGTGTTTTTTGGCCATAGCTGAGTACTTTCATCGTCTTCGAGCCCTCAGTTCATTGTGGTTGGCACGCCCTCGCCAAGAATAG
- the LOC114406757 gene encoding bZIP transcription factor TGA10-like isoform X1, giving the protein MMASSKTTNPITTTTQLEPLPPPQHRHHPHHLHQLQQQQHQHHYHQQIHDHQISFGLMQSSSSSSSIPGNYLGSKDSGAYDLGELDQAFFLYLDGQADPSSVQDQRQNSSSGMRPPTLNIFPSKPMHVEPSSSKSKANIELVSPQTSGSKRPSEPSMELANPRNETASAPQPPKPVKREGNRKGPTSSSEHEGPKTPDPKVAIDANICALKRCAQTLRRLAQNREAARKSRLRKKAYVQQLESSRIRLNQLEQELQRARTQGMFLGGGALLGGEQGLPVTMNTISTEAAMFDVEYARWQEENHRIVCELRAAVQEHLPENELRLFVDNCLAHYDQVMNLKSLVAKTDVFHLVSGMWKTPAERCFMWIGGFRPSELIKIIVSQIEPLTEQQILGICGLQQSTQEAEEALSQGLEALNQSLSDTITSDSLSYPPNMANYMGQMAVAMNKLSTLEGFVRQADNLRHQTIHRLHQILTTRQAARCFLAIAEYFHRLRALSSLWLARPRQE; this is encoded by the exons ATGATGGCTTCTTCAAAGACCACCAACCCAATAACAACTACTACACAATTGGAACCACTCCCTCCACCTCAACACCGTCATCAtcctcatcatcttcatcagttacaacaacagcaacaccaacatcattatcatcaacaaATTCATGACCATCAAATTTCTTTTGGACTGATGCAAtcctcttcttcatcttcctctatCCCCGGAAACTACCT CGGAAGCAAGGATTCCGGGGCTTATGACTTGGGTGAATTGGATCAAGCCTTTTTCCTCTACCTTGATGGACAAGCTGACCCTTCTAGTGTTCAAGACCAAAGAC AGAACTCATCATCAGGAATGAGGCCTCCGACTCTCAACATTTTCCCCTCTAAGCCTATGCACGTAGAGCCATCATCATCCAAGTCCAAG GCTAACATAGAGCTAGTTTCTCCACAAACAAGTGGATCAAAGAGACCATCAGAGCCGTCGATGGAGTTGGCTAACCCCCGAAACGAAACTGCTTCTGCCCCTCAACCACCCAAACCTGTCAAG CGAGAGGGCAATCGCAAAGGTCCAACGTCAAGTTCTGAACATGAAGGACCTAAAACACCAGATCCTAAG gtggCAATTGATGCTAATATATGCGCTTTAAAACGTTGTGCACAGACACTCAGAAGACTTGCTCAGAATAGAGAGGCAGCTAGGAAAAGCAGGCTTAGGAAAAAG GCCTATGTTCAACAACTAGAGTCGAGTAGGATTAGGCTGAATCAGCTGGAACAAGAGCTACAACGTGCTAGAACTCAG GGCATGTTCTTGGGTGGAGGTGCACTCTTGGGTGGAGAGCAAGGACTTCCTGTCACTATGAATACCATTAGCACGG AGGCTGCAATGTTTGACGTagaatatgctagatggcaAGAGGAGAACCACCGCATAGTGTGTGAGCTAAGAGCTGCAGTGCAAGAGCACCTTCCTGAGAACGAGCTTAGACTTTTTGTTGACAATTGTTTGGCGCATTATGACCAAGTGATGAACCTCAAGAGCTTAGTGGCCAAAACAGATGTGTTCCATCTTGTTTCTGGCATGTGGAAGACCCCAGCTGAACGTTGCTTCATGTGGATTGGTGGATTCAGGCCATCTGAACTCATTAAG ATTATTGTGAGTCAAATTGAGCCTCTCACCGAGCAACAAATATTGGGCATATGTGGATTGCAACAATCTACACAAGAAGCAGAAGAGGCTCTCTCCCAAGGACTCGAGGCTCTCAATCAATCTCTCTCGGACACTATAACATCAGATTCTCTTAGTTATCCTCCCAATATGGCTAACTATATGGGACAGATGGCTGTGGCCATGAACAAACTCTCCACTCTTGAAGGTTTCGTGAGACAG GCTGATAATCTGCGGCACCAAACCATTCACCGTCTTCACCAGATTCTAACAACGCGTCAAGCAGCAAGGTGTTTTTTGGCCATAGCTGAGTACTTTCATCGTCTTCGAGCCCTCAGTTCATTGTGGTTGGCACGCCCTCGCCAAGAATAG